The following are encoded in a window of Pseudomonas sp. St316 genomic DNA:
- a CDS encoding helix-turn-helix domain-containing protein gives MLELKPQCFSSECPSRALFDQIADKWSMMVLAVLDDGPHRFNAIRRRLEGVTQKALTQCLRRLERNGLVSRKVISFSPVAVQYEITQLGRTLQQPFRELHKWTLDKLPEVEAARLKFDEAAQEPTV, from the coding sequence ATGCTGGAATTAAAGCCGCAATGTTTTTCGTCGGAGTGCCCAAGCCGGGCGCTGTTCGACCAAATCGCAGATAAGTGGTCAATGATGGTTCTGGCGGTGCTCGATGACGGGCCGCATCGCTTTAATGCCATCAGGCGTCGCCTGGAGGGCGTCACTCAGAAGGCACTGACACAGTGCCTGCGACGGCTGGAACGAAATGGGCTCGTCTCGCGCAAGGTCATTTCGTTTTCGCCTGTGGCGGTCCAGTATGAGATCACTCAACTTGGCCGAACATTGCAGCAACCCTTTCGCGAATTGCACAAATGGACGCTCGACAAATTGCCTGAGGTTGAAGCGGCCCGGTTGAAGTTTGACGAGGCCGCGCAGGAGCCGACGGTGTAG
- a CDS encoding OprD family porin codes for MRYSGIFCSVPAHQSLISLTFVFCAASSAAVQADQSSGFVDDAKATLNLRNAYFNRNFTNPNAAQGKAEEWTQSFILDAKSGFTQGVVGFGVDVLGTYSLKLDGGRGTTGTQLLPVHDDGRPADDFGRLGVALKAKVSKTELKVGEWMPVLPILRSDDGRSLPQTFRGGQVTSTEISGLTLYGGQFRANSPRNDASMEDMSMNGRGAFTSDRFNFGGGEYAFNEKRTQVGVWYSELSDIYQQQYFNLTHSQPIGDWTLGANLGYFIGKEDGSALAGDLDNKTTFAMLSAKYGGNTFYVGLQKVGGDDAWMRVNGTSGGTLANDSYNSSYDNAKEKSWQLRHDFNFAAVGVPGLTLMNRYISGDNVHTATVDDGKEWGRETELAYTVQSGALKSLNVKWRNASIRRDFSTNEFDENRIFINYPISLL; via the coding sequence ATGCGCTACTCTGGTATTTTCTGCAGCGTGCCTGCACATCAATCTCTGATCAGCCTGACTTTTGTGTTCTGCGCGGCTTCGTCAGCCGCTGTTCAAGCCGATCAAAGTAGTGGTTTTGTCGATGACGCCAAGGCCACGCTGAACCTGCGCAACGCCTACTTCAACCGTAACTTCACCAACCCGAACGCCGCCCAGGGCAAAGCCGAGGAATGGACCCAGAGCTTCATCCTCGATGCCAAGTCCGGTTTCACCCAGGGCGTGGTCGGTTTCGGCGTGGATGTGCTGGGCACGTACTCGCTCAAGCTCGACGGCGGCCGTGGCACGACAGGTACACAACTGCTGCCGGTGCACGACGACGGTCGCCCGGCCGATGACTTCGGGCGCCTGGGCGTGGCCCTCAAGGCCAAGGTGTCGAAGACCGAGCTGAAGGTCGGCGAGTGGATGCCGGTGCTGCCGATCCTGCGTTCCGACGACGGTCGTTCCCTGCCGCAAACCTTCCGTGGCGGCCAGGTGACTTCCACCGAAATCAGCGGCCTGACCCTCTACGGCGGCCAGTTCCGCGCCAACAGCCCGCGCAACGACGCGAGCATGGAAGACATGTCGATGAACGGCCGCGGCGCGTTCACCTCCGACCGTTTCAACTTCGGCGGCGGTGAATACGCCTTCAACGAAAAACGCACCCAGGTCGGCGTCTGGTACTCCGAACTGTCCGATATCTACCAGCAGCAATATTTCAACCTGACCCACAGCCAGCCCATCGGCGACTGGACCTTGGGCGCCAACCTCGGCTACTTCATCGGCAAGGAAGACGGCAGCGCCCTGGCCGGCGACTTGGACAACAAAACTACGTTCGCGATGCTCTCGGCCAAATACGGTGGCAACACCTTCTATGTCGGCCTGCAAAAAGTCGGTGGCGACGATGCCTGGATGCGCGTCAACGGCACCAGCGGCGGCACCCTGGCCAACGACAGCTACAACTCCAGTTATGACAATGCCAAGGAAAAATCCTGGCAACTGCGCCACGACTTCAACTTCGCCGCCGTCGGCGTGCCGGGCCTGACCCTGATGAACCGCTACATCAGCGGCGACAACGTGCACACCGCCACCGTTGACGATGGCAAGGAATGGGGCCGTGAAACCGAACTGGCCTATACCGTGCAGAGCGGCGCGCTGAAAAGCCTCAACGTGAAATGGCGTAACGCATCGATTCGTCGGGACTTCAGCACCAATGAGTTCGATGAAAACCGGATTTTCATTAATTACCCCATCTCGCTGCTATAA
- a CDS encoding DUF4286 family protein, with amino-acid sequence MSFAGTGVVAIWHDLLPAARDEFYEWHNREHMPERAAIPGFLRGRRYIALDAGPTYFNLYEADTVQVLGGEDYLSRLNTPTAWTQQSVKSYRNVARSICEVTYTSGVGQGAYLLTVRFDVVEGQHQSISDALRQRVLPPFADKQGITGVHLCVADEAVSKVETAEKKARAEGTQIPAWIVMIEGCAPDYVRVAGEFFLVELQRLLEGQSTGSETTLYQLEYTRCKTPGSAG; translated from the coding sequence ATGAGCTTTGCAGGAACAGGTGTAGTCGCGATCTGGCATGATCTTTTGCCCGCAGCGCGGGATGAGTTCTATGAGTGGCACAACCGTGAGCACATGCCTGAGCGGGCCGCAATTCCGGGTTTTTTGCGCGGGCGCCGATACATCGCTTTGGATGCAGGGCCGACCTATTTCAACCTCTATGAGGCTGATACTGTTCAGGTGTTGGGAGGGGAGGATTATTTATCGCGTCTCAACACGCCGACGGCATGGACCCAGCAGTCAGTGAAGTCCTATCGCAACGTCGCGCGATCCATTTGCGAGGTCACTTATACCAGCGGTGTGGGGCAGGGCGCGTATTTGTTAACGGTTCGTTTCGATGTTGTCGAAGGGCAGCATCAATCGATTTCAGACGCATTGCGCCAACGTGTGCTTCCTCCCTTTGCTGATAAGCAGGGTATTACGGGCGTGCATTTGTGTGTGGCTGATGAGGCCGTGAGCAAGGTTGAAACCGCAGAGAAAAAAGCCCGTGCCGAAGGGACCCAAATACCGGCCTGGATCGTCATGATCGAAGGCTGTGCGCCCGACTACGTCCGTGTCGCTGGCGAGTTTTTTTTGGTTGAGCTGCAACGGCTGTTGGAGGGCCAATCGACGGGATCAGAAACCACGCTTTATCAATTGGAATACACACGCTGCAAAACGCCGGGGAGTGCGGGCTGA
- a CDS encoding fumarylacetoacetate hydrolase family protein encodes MRLVRFGLPGQEQPGVLDSQGVVRDLSGIVDDIDASALSPTVLEKLRAVDVEKLPVVTPGTRLGPCVGSVPNLICIGLNYSDHAAETNTPIPSQPVVFNKHTASISGPNDPVILPTGAQKLDWEVELAIVIGTPAWQIDESQALNHIAGYCLANDVSERAYQLEYEGQWTKGKSGFSFAPLGPWLVTRDEISDPQALDLWLDVNGKRLQTGNTRTMIFSVAHIVAYLSRFMPLMPGDVIITGTPPGVGLGQKPPVFLKAGDTMRVGGQGLGEQFQTVVPYVAQMGAAWGAGRHPNID; translated from the coding sequence ATGCGCTTAGTTCGTTTTGGTTTACCGGGGCAGGAACAGCCGGGAGTTTTGGATTCGCAAGGGGTCGTGCGAGACCTGTCGGGTATTGTCGACGACATCGATGCATCGGCCCTGAGCCCGACAGTGCTTGAAAAACTGCGCGCTGTTGACGTTGAAAAGCTGCCGGTGGTGACGCCGGGTACACGTCTTGGTCCTTGCGTAGGCAGCGTACCGAACCTGATTTGCATCGGTCTGAACTACTCCGATCACGCGGCTGAAACGAATACACCTATCCCGAGCCAGCCGGTGGTCTTCAACAAACACACTGCTTCCATCAGCGGACCCAACGACCCGGTCATTCTACCAACGGGGGCGCAGAAGCTTGATTGGGAAGTCGAACTGGCCATCGTCATCGGTACGCCTGCCTGGCAGATTGATGAGTCGCAGGCCTTGAATCACATTGCCGGTTATTGCCTGGCCAATGATGTTTCCGAGCGGGCTTATCAGCTTGAGTACGAAGGTCAGTGGACCAAGGGGAAAAGCGGTTTTTCTTTCGCACCTCTCGGACCTTGGCTGGTCACCCGTGACGAAATTAGCGATCCGCAGGCGCTCGACCTCTGGCTCGACGTGAACGGCAAACGTCTTCAAACCGGCAATACCCGTACGATGATTTTCAGCGTTGCACATATTGTCGCGTACCTCAGTCGCTTCATGCCGCTCATGCCGGGTGACGTCATTATTACCGGTACGCCACCCGGTGTGGGGCTCGGACAGAAGCCACCGGTATTCCTCAAGGCGGGTGACACCATGCGTGTCGGTGGGCAAGGGCTGGGTGAACAATTTCAGACCGTGGTTCCTTACGTTGCGCAAATGGGGGCCGCATGGGGCGCCGGTCGCCATCCCAATATTGACTGA
- a CDS encoding fumarylacetoacetate hydrolase family protein: MSQLAPAWAKAGAGLEVAAAALVRARQEGGRLASLPGPNLPTNLAQGFAIQQHVGLLAGKTVGGWKCALPPAGKWIVAPIYSDSIVKGERYRLAAEADKARIEPELACVLAQDLPARVEPYTAEQIVAAISDVCLALEVIDCRYTDPQTLPFEQLLADGLFNHGLVLGAPITLSNPASMPSELDITLSDATAALLNIKGRHPDGDPLLPIVWLANFLSTQGIGLQAGQVVITGSYAGVLDVPVNQPLHIQFGEAGSLSVNFSTLEE, from the coding sequence ATGAGCCAACTCGCACCTGCGTGGGCCAAGGCGGGAGCTGGGCTGGAAGTCGCCGCTGCCGCTCTGGTCCGTGCACGGCAGGAGGGGGGACGGCTGGCATCCTTGCCAGGTCCGAACCTGCCTACCAACCTCGCACAAGGTTTTGCCATCCAGCAGCATGTGGGGCTATTGGCTGGGAAAACCGTGGGAGGGTGGAAATGTGCATTACCCCCAGCTGGCAAGTGGATCGTTGCCCCGATCTACAGTGACAGCATTGTAAAAGGCGAACGTTATCGACTGGCCGCCGAGGCCGATAAGGCGCGCATCGAGCCCGAACTGGCGTGCGTCCTGGCCCAGGATTTACCGGCACGTGTCGAGCCTTATACCGCTGAACAGATCGTTGCTGCGATCAGCGATGTGTGCTTGGCATTGGAAGTGATTGACTGCCGTTACACCGATCCACAGACACTGCCGTTTGAGCAATTGCTCGCGGATGGTCTATTCAATCACGGTCTGGTACTTGGGGCGCCAATCACGCTGTCGAACCCTGCCAGCATGCCCTCTGAACTGGATATCACCCTGAGCGATGCAACGGCAGCGCTCCTGAATATCAAGGGCCGCCATCCGGACGGGGATCCGCTGTTGCCGATCGTATGGCTGGCCAATTTTCTGTCTACACAAGGGATAGGGCTGCAAGCCGGGCAGGTGGTTATCACCGGGTCCTATGCAGGTGTTCTCGATGTGCCTGTTAATCAGCCGCTGCATATTCAGTTCGGCGAAGCAGGCTCATTGTCTGTCAATTTCTCAACGCTGGAGGAGTAA